The Streptomyces sp. HUAS CB01 genome has a segment encoding these proteins:
- a CDS encoding FAD-dependent oxidoreductase, with the protein MDGERGPVAPDTSGAGEGSVAVDTDVVIVGGGPVGMLLAGELALHGVRTTVLEKESEPSGESKAGTLHARTAQSLHRRGLLEAVQPGRYVAGRAAQRHVPFHFGGLSRLDLAPVVEEFPAIVGSPQAYAEAVFAERAVRLGARVARGAEVTEVRQHDRHVEVTLRQEAGGERSLRAAWVVGCDGARSVVRQRAGIAFTGTPSTISCLMGEVRLADPYGSPSGWNRTPRGWTIFWVDPEGHSRIGTYDFRGPALDRTSPVTFEEFRSEVERITGRAVAMDAPRHLSRFSDAALQAERYRSGRVLLAGDSAHVHFPAGGQGLNTGLQDALNLGWKLAARVRGDAPAGLLDTYHAERHPVAARVLENVRAQVALMHPGPNTDALRRLFADLMRVDAVNAHLAGMVSGSDIAYDVGRPGDALAGRFIPETVLKTAAGPTSLAGLLHHGRPVLLDLADRADVRQAAAGWVGRVDVLSARAEELPADAVLLRPDGYAAWSAPAGGTGTGGLQAALRRWFGEPAEGARTANP; encoded by the coding sequence ATGGACGGGGAGAGGGGCCCGGTGGCCCCGGACACGAGCGGGGCGGGAGAGGGGAGCGTGGCCGTGGACACGGACGTGGTGATCGTGGGCGGCGGACCGGTGGGCATGCTGCTGGCCGGCGAGCTGGCCCTGCACGGGGTCCGTACGACCGTTCTGGAGAAGGAGTCCGAGCCGTCGGGGGAGTCGAAGGCCGGGACCCTGCACGCCCGGACCGCGCAGTCGCTGCACCGGCGCGGGCTGCTGGAGGCCGTGCAGCCCGGCCGGTACGTGGCCGGGCGCGCCGCGCAACGGCACGTGCCGTTCCACTTCGGCGGCCTGTCCCGGCTCGATCTCGCCCCGGTGGTCGAGGAGTTCCCCGCGATCGTCGGCAGCCCGCAGGCCTACGCGGAGGCGGTGTTCGCCGAGCGCGCCGTCCGGCTGGGCGCGCGGGTGGCACGGGGCGCGGAGGTCACGGAGGTGCGGCAGCACGACCGTCATGTCGAGGTGACGTTGCGTCAGGAGGCTGGCGGGGAGCGGTCGCTGCGGGCGGCCTGGGTCGTCGGCTGCGACGGGGCCCGCAGCGTGGTGCGGCAGAGGGCCGGCATCGCGTTCACCGGCACCCCGTCGACGATCTCCTGCCTGATGGGGGAGGTCCGGCTGGCCGATCCGTACGGCTCTCCGAGCGGCTGGAACCGTACACCGCGGGGCTGGACCATCTTCTGGGTCGATCCCGAGGGCCACAGCCGGATCGGCACGTACGACTTCCGAGGGCCGGCCCTCGACCGCACGTCCCCGGTCACCTTCGAGGAGTTCAGGTCCGAGGTGGAGCGCATCACCGGCCGCGCGGTCGCGATGGACGCGCCCCGCCATCTCTCCCGGTTCAGTGACGCCGCCCTGCAGGCGGAGCGCTACCGTTCCGGGCGCGTCCTGCTGGCGGGGGACAGCGCCCATGTGCACTTCCCCGCCGGCGGTCAGGGGCTCAACACCGGCTTGCAGGACGCCCTCAACCTGGGATGGAAGCTGGCAGCCCGGGTGCGCGGCGACGCGCCGGCCGGGCTGCTCGACACCTACCACGCGGAGCGGCACCCCGTCGCCGCGCGGGTACTGGAGAACGTCCGCGCCCAGGTGGCGCTGATGCACCCCGGCCCGAACACCGACGCGCTGCGCCGCCTGTTCGCCGATCTCATGCGCGTGGACGCGGTCAACGCCCATCTGGCCGGCATGGTCAGCGGCTCGGACATCGCCTACGACGTCGGGCGGCCCGGCGACGCGCTGGCGGGGCGCTTCATCCCCGAGACAGTGCTGAAGACGGCCGCCGGCCCGACGAGCCTGGCGGGGCTGCTGCACCACGGCCGGCCGGTGCTGCTGGACCTCGCGGACCGGGCCGACGTCCGGCAGGCCGCCGCGGGCTGGGTCGGAAGGGTGGACGTCCTTTCGGCACGCGCGGAGGAACTGCCCGCTGACGCGGTCCTGTTGCGACCCGACGGCTACGCGGCCTGGAGCGCACCGGCCGGCGGGACGGGAACCGGGGGCCTGCAGGCGGCGCTGCGGCGCTGGTTCGGCGAACCGGCCGAGGGCGCCCGGACGGCGAACCCATGA
- a CDS encoding SDR family NAD(P)-dependent oxidoreductase → MPDTHRLLSGRTALITGASSGIGAAAARVFAHEGAAVVLAARREELLDKLVRELRNDGHDASYVVTDVTRPEDTARAVRYAVERHGRLDAAFNNAGVGGDQTPLHLMDDDVYDTVMDTNVRGLWNCLRHEIAAMLEGGGGAVVNTASVGGLVAIPAAAPYVAAKHAVVGLTRAAAGEYAARGIRVNAIAPGATRSEITEDWFGRNPGLEDAVIGVTPQGRIAAPEEIAQAAAWLCSDRSPFLTGAVVPVDGGFTNG, encoded by the coding sequence GTGCCAGACACTCATCGACTGCTGAGCGGCAGAACGGCCCTGATCACCGGGGCGAGCAGCGGGATAGGTGCCGCCGCCGCCCGGGTCTTCGCCCACGAGGGGGCGGCCGTCGTCCTCGCCGCCCGCCGGGAGGAACTGCTCGACAAGCTCGTGCGGGAGCTCCGCAACGACGGCCACGACGCCTCGTACGTGGTGACGGACGTGACGCGCCCCGAGGACACCGCACGCGCCGTGCGGTACGCCGTCGAACGGCACGGCCGGCTGGACGCGGCGTTCAACAACGCGGGTGTGGGCGGTGACCAGACGCCGCTGCACCTCATGGACGACGACGTGTACGACACGGTGATGGACACCAATGTGCGCGGGCTCTGGAACTGCCTGCGGCACGAGATCGCCGCGATGCTCGAGGGCGGGGGCGGGGCCGTCGTCAACACGGCCAGCGTGGGAGGGCTCGTGGCGATCCCCGCCGCGGCCCCCTACGTGGCGGCGAAGCACGCGGTCGTGGGGCTGACCAGGGCGGCTGCGGGCGAGTACGCGGCTCGCGGCATCAGGGTCAACGCGATCGCGCCCGGGGCCACCCGCAGTGAGATCACCGAGGACTGGTTCGGCCGCAATCCGGGTCTGGAGGACGCCGTGATCGGTGTGACACCGCAGGGCCGGATCGCGGCGCCGGAGGAGATCGCCCAGGCTGCCGCCTGGCTGTGCAGCGACCGCTCACCCTTCCTGACCGGCGCCGTGGTGCCCGTGGACGGCGGCTTCACCAACGGCTGA
- a CDS encoding ScbA/BarX family gamma-butyrolactone biosynthesis protein: MDHLHLTHRSSLHLTRWARTGPAEFRFGAVWPEAHGGRAPVSGTLSGPAPVLVAATYRQAGLLIAHSAYGVPRTSETLLQNLNLTVDPGRPLPAHGPVALDVLARCTVTGHRGGRPAGLRIEAEILHAGGLLARIDSEFSWMSRAVYRRLRGAKVDAPWNTPAPEPVPPASVGRATAQDVLLAPVSQGRWQLRNETRNLLLFDHRVDHVPGLVLVEAAQQAARALAGPGFVPLSATNAFASYVELDAPCLVEATAPPAHRGRVTVDVTGRQDGRICFRSTVSGCLTD; encoded by the coding sequence ATGGACCATCTGCACCTCACCCACCGCTCCTCGCTCCACCTGACGCGCTGGGCCAGGACCGGCCCCGCGGAATTCCGGTTCGGAGCCGTCTGGCCCGAGGCGCACGGCGGTCGTGCACCCGTGTCCGGAACCCTCTCCGGGCCCGCCCCGGTGCTCGTGGCGGCCACCTACCGCCAGGCCGGGTTACTCATCGCGCACTCCGCGTACGGGGTGCCCCGCACCAGCGAGACCCTGCTGCAGAACCTGAACCTCACCGTGGACCCCGGCCGGCCGCTGCCGGCACACGGCCCTGTCGCCCTGGACGTCCTCGCCCGTTGCACCGTGACCGGGCACCGCGGCGGCCGGCCCGCCGGGCTCCGCATCGAGGCGGAGATCCTGCACGCGGGCGGGCTGCTCGCCCGGATCGACTCCGAGTTCTCCTGGATGTCCCGGGCCGTGTACCGCAGGCTCCGCGGCGCCAAGGTCGACGCGCCCTGGAACACGCCGGCCCCGGAGCCCGTGCCGCCCGCGTCGGTGGGCCGCGCCACCGCGCAGGACGTCCTGCTCGCCCCCGTGTCGCAGGGGCGCTGGCAGCTCCGCAACGAGACACGCAACCTGCTGCTGTTCGACCACCGCGTCGACCACGTACCCGGCCTGGTCCTGGTCGAGGCGGCCCAGCAGGCCGCCCGTGCGCTGGCCGGTCCGGGCTTCGTGCCGCTGTCCGCCACCAATGCCTTCGCGAGCTATGTGGAACTGGACGCGCCCTGCCTGGTCGAGGCCACGGCCCCGCCGGCCCACCGCGGACGCGTCACGGTGGACGTGACGGGACGGCAGGACGGGCGGATCTGCTTCCGCAGCACCGTGTCCGGCTGTCTGACGGACTGA
- a CDS encoding ScbR family autoregulator-binding transcription factor encodes MRTRRQLLDAAASAFLEHGYEGASIGDITQRAGLTRGAVYFHFASKEELAQGVLDEAVTTEGVRPQVLKLQELVDTAMALAHRLPREPVLAAALRLAVDNGVRRSVRTAWPEWIALLTELLEDAKRRGETLPHVDPGPTARLVMSSWTGAALVLDGVPDGHDLEHHIGALLDLLLPSIAVPAVLARLDTAAGRGARVVGAAQDAS; translated from the coding sequence ATGCGCACCCGCAGACAGCTGCTGGACGCCGCCGCTTCGGCGTTCCTGGAGCACGGGTACGAGGGCGCGAGCATCGGCGACATCACCCAACGGGCCGGGCTCACCAGGGGCGCCGTCTACTTCCACTTCGCGTCGAAGGAGGAACTGGCGCAGGGGGTGCTGGACGAGGCGGTCACCACCGAAGGGGTCCGCCCGCAGGTCCTGAAGCTCCAGGAGCTGGTCGACACCGCGATGGCACTGGCCCACCGGCTGCCCAGGGAGCCCGTGCTGGCCGCGGCGCTCCGGCTCGCGGTGGACAACGGTGTGCGCCGGAGCGTGCGCACGGCGTGGCCGGAGTGGATCGCCCTCCTCACCGAGCTCCTGGAGGACGCCAAGCGCCGCGGGGAGACGCTGCCGCACGTGGATCCGGGCCCGACGGCGCGGCTGGTGATGAGCAGCTGGACGGGGGCCGCGCTGGTCCTGGACGGGGTACCCGACGGCCACGACCTGGAGCACCACATCGGCGCGCTCCTCGACCTCCTGCTGCCGTCGATCGCCGTACCGGCGGTTCTCGCCAGGCTGGACACCGCTGCAGGGCGCGGCGCCCGCGTGGTCGGGGCGGCGCAGGACGCCTCCTGA
- a CDS encoding TetR/AcrR family transcriptional regulator, which produces MARTKEFDPDVVLERAMDLFWERGYEATSMADLVEHLGIGRASLYGTFGSKHDLYLAAMRRYLRGSEAGFVTALAQPGPALPAVRAFVESWVTDALTDPDRRGCLVVNAAVELSPRDPEVARQVEVSWSVVETALVSSLLRARAQGELAADKDPHEIAHFLLVVMQGVRVIARAAPEAERLRAAARVALAALD; this is translated from the coding sequence ATGGCCAGGACCAAGGAATTCGATCCCGACGTGGTGCTCGAGCGCGCGATGGACCTGTTCTGGGAACGGGGCTACGAGGCGACCTCGATGGCGGACCTCGTCGAGCACCTGGGCATCGGCCGGGCCAGTCTCTACGGCACCTTCGGCAGCAAGCACGACCTGTATCTGGCCGCCATGCGGCGCTACCTGCGGGGCAGCGAGGCCGGCTTCGTCACCGCGCTCGCCCAGCCGGGGCCCGCCCTGCCGGCCGTGCGGGCGTTCGTGGAGAGCTGGGTCACCGACGCGCTGACCGACCCGGACCGCCGTGGCTGTCTGGTCGTGAACGCGGCGGTGGAACTGTCGCCCCGCGACCCCGAGGTGGCCCGCCAGGTGGAGGTGAGCTGGAGCGTCGTGGAGACGGCGCTGGTCTCCTCGCTGCTCCGGGCGCGGGCCCAGGGGGAACTGGCCGCCGACAAGGACCCGCACGAGATCGCCCACTTCCTGCTCGTGGTGATGCAGGGTGTGCGGGTGATCGCACGGGCGGCACCGGAGGCCGAGCGGCTGCGGGCCGCCGCGCGCGTAGCGCTGGCCGCGCTGGACTGA
- a CDS encoding FAD-binding oxidoreductase: MGGAAVVAGAAIPLAAGRATAAGAAETAPFPPVSVRPGDARYPDLVRGMNQRWTARPESVQLLSSTQQVRDAVQRAADEGKRLTVRGGGHCYEDFVLNDAVETVVDLSEMNAVRYDERRRAFEVEAGATLTDVYERLYKAYGVVVPGGVCYSVGVGGHVSGGGWGMLCRRDGLIVDHLYAVEVVVVDARRQARVVVATREADDPNRELWWAHTGGGGGNFGVVTRYWFRSPGARGDTPAALLPRPPAEVWLSAVSWPWESMTERAVTRLVRNYGAWHEAHAAAGGPYDGLVANLSLSHRSNGRIGMLTQMDATVPHARALLDAFLRAVSDGVGVPHGAATSPLGEHGPMPEFATPQRLPWLQATRYLGVTNSVLVDPTLRGDQKSAYARRTLPEGQIATIHRHLTRTDFANPNAMVLLSSYGGAVNSVPRTATASVHRDSVFKLLYQTYWHSAGEDAANIAWLRGVYEDVYAGTGGVPVSDENTDGCYVNYPDIDLGDPRRNRSGVSWSALYYGENLPRLQRVKAAWDPTDFFRHGQSLQPPGR, translated from the coding sequence ATGGGGGGCGCGGCCGTCGTGGCCGGCGCCGCGATCCCCCTCGCCGCCGGCCGGGCCACCGCGGCGGGGGCGGCGGAAACCGCCCCGTTCCCGCCGGTCTCCGTGCGTCCCGGCGACGCCCGCTACCCCGACCTGGTACGCGGCATGAACCAGCGCTGGACGGCCCGCCCCGAGAGCGTGCAGCTCCTCTCCTCCACGCAACAGGTCCGCGACGCCGTCCAGCGGGCGGCCGACGAGGGCAAGCGGCTCACGGTGCGCGGCGGCGGCCACTGCTACGAGGACTTCGTCCTCAACGACGCCGTGGAGACGGTCGTCGACCTCTCCGAGATGAACGCGGTGCGCTACGACGAACGGCGCCGCGCCTTCGAGGTCGAGGCCGGCGCCACGCTCACCGACGTCTACGAGCGCCTCTACAAGGCGTACGGCGTCGTCGTCCCGGGCGGTGTGTGCTACTCGGTCGGTGTGGGCGGACACGTCAGCGGCGGCGGCTGGGGCATGCTCTGCCGCAGGGACGGCCTGATCGTGGACCATCTGTACGCCGTCGAGGTCGTCGTCGTGGACGCCCGGCGCCAGGCACGCGTGGTGGTCGCCACCCGGGAGGCCGACGACCCGAACCGCGAGCTGTGGTGGGCCCACACCGGCGGGGGCGGCGGCAACTTCGGCGTGGTGACGCGGTACTGGTTCCGCTCCCCCGGCGCGAGGGGCGACACGCCCGCCGCGCTGCTGCCGAGGCCGCCGGCGGAGGTGTGGCTCAGCGCGGTCTCCTGGCCGTGGGAGAGCATGACGGAGCGGGCCGTCACCCGCCTCGTCCGCAACTACGGTGCCTGGCACGAGGCGCACGCCGCGGCCGGAGGCCCGTACGACGGACTGGTCGCCAACCTGAGCCTGAGCCACCGCTCCAACGGCCGGATCGGCATGCTGACCCAGATGGACGCGACGGTCCCGCACGCCCGCGCACTGCTGGACGCCTTCCTGCGGGCCGTGTCCGACGGCGTGGGCGTGCCCCACGGGGCCGCGACCTCGCCGCTGGGCGAACACGGGCCGATGCCGGAGTTCGCCACCCCGCAGCGGCTGCCGTGGCTCCAGGCCACGCGCTATCTGGGAGTCACCAACTCGGTCCTGGTCGACCCGACGCTGCGCGGGGACCAGAAGTCGGCCTACGCACGCCGCACCCTCCCCGAAGGACAGATCGCCACGATCCACCGGCACCTGACCCGCACCGACTTCGCCAACCCGAACGCGATGGTGCTGCTCAGTTCCTACGGCGGGGCCGTCAACTCCGTACCGCGGACGGCCACCGCCTCCGTCCACCGCGACTCGGTGTTCAAGCTGCTCTACCAGACCTACTGGCACTCGGCCGGCGAGGACGCCGCCAACATCGCCTGGCTGCGCGGCGTCTACGAGGACGTGTACGCCGGGACCGGCGGGGTCCCGGTGTCCGACGAGAACACCGACGGCTGCTACGTCAACTACCCGGACATCGATCTCGGCGACCCGCGACGCAACCGGTCGGGCGTGTCCTGGAGCGCCCTCTACTACGGCGAGAACCTGCCCCGTCTGCAGCGGGTGAAGGCCGCCTGGGACCCCACGGACTTCTTCCGGCACGGCCAGTCCCTCCAGCCGCCGGGGCGCTGA